ACGGAGGAGCGAAGCTCTAATATAGAGCGACAAATTAATATGTGCATACAATTCTTCGAGGTCCAaacatatatatgtgtgtattcataagaaattatatattatacattgATATATGTATGAAGGAAAGCAATTTTTTGATAtacattttaatatatacaaagaAGGATAATAAATTTGTGATATATATTTTGCTATACACGTTTATTATGTATTATACAATGTGATATAGAAATAATATAATTAGTTTTGTGTTATACACTTGGAtataaagataataataaattatAGACAACTACCaaaggaaaataaatttttgatatatacaaagaagaaaaataaagttgGGATGTATATATTGGTATACATGTTATTTAACATGTTATACAATATgatatacaaaaaataaaatttatttgtgtTATACACTATGATATACAAAttatatttataatttttaacaTTTTTAATGCTCGTGAAAAATGATTTAAAAACATAGAAAAAAATTGTAGAGATTTGGGAGAAAATCTTGAAAGATTTTTGAATTCTaacgaaaaagaaataaaagcctATATTTAGGGTGATGGTTGGACCATTAGAAGAGAGAGAAGATcattaaattttaaatttaggCTACGTATGCTAAATGCTAAAAGATAGGCCATTTTCTGCCAATTATTGGACTAagttgttatgcaatgccaaatcctctttttttcctttttctttcttttaagcACTTATActcatgtttttttttaaaaaaaattcaattctttTCTTTACCCCTTACAACTAGTCCCATTTCGCCCCGttatagtattaaatatttttattcgAAATTTTATCgaattaaattaattttttattttctcaaaccaTTTACAACTCTGTGGGGTTGGTTGGTTTCAATCACGCGCCAAAAACATAGCAAAAAGAACAGTTCTCCATAATTGGCGGTGACTTTTAGATATTGtaatgttttatttttaaaaggagaCATAAttggaaaaagacaaaaagaaaaagaaggtaGACGAAGAGGATCTTTGAGGTCCTctgcttctccttcttcttctttcttttcaaacCACAATCATTTCTCAAGAGTTAATTACCAATTTATTACTCATTCATCTCAATAATCTAATACCCTTTTATCTTTGGTCGTATTACAAACTCTTTAATTATCTTTTTTGGAGAATACCAAGAAACATAGATTATTTCTGGTAATTCTTGGTATGTTCCTCATTTTTTCATTGCTTTCTCTTGTTTGTATGTTCTAATAAGCTAATGATCAATTATGCTTTCGATATTTTAGTCTTAATGGGAGCATGAATATATTTCTTGTTTAATTGGGGAATTTAATATTTGATGATTGGTTATGCATGTTTTTCCTTGTATGTATTTGCTTCCTTTTGACTGCTGAACTATATGCCAGGAAAAAAGAGGAGCAATGTTTTCATATCGGAAACATTATCTTTAACTAATGCCAAGTTTAACTCTTGTtgtttgtgggggggggggggggtttagcTGATTGTTTCTGACTTGGTATtccaaattattattattattattattactcctTTTTTGTCTTATCATGATTTGTCATCATGTTTGTGGGCATTAATTGATTTTTTGGATAAACTGTGGATATTAATTGTTTAGCATGTCTGACATCCCTATTTGATGAGATCTTATTGTGTTTTGTGGAATGGGAGTTGTAACTTATCTCGTAAAAAGGTTAACGATTATTTTGAACAAAAACCTAAAATGAAAGGAATAAAAAGATTTATGCGGAGGCTAATGAAATGTAGAGCTCGTCGAGATACTAGTCGTCTTGTTTATGGTTTTAATTCTATGAGAATGATAGTATTGGTCTTCTTTACGGTCTTTGATTCGCTTGTCATATATGTTTGTGTCATAAGGAGCTATTATCATGTTGATAAACTGTTGGTTAAGCGATGTCAAACACCAGACGCTGTCCTAGTGTTTTTCTCTGTCTACTGTTGATATCATGTTTTTCTGTCGCCTAAATATATTTAATTACGAGATTTGATGCAACATCACATCTTTAATATAACATTGTGCAGAGTTTTGACTAACTATAAAGCGCTAACCAAGGACAAGACATATGCTCTAGACGAATAACTTCATTAATCTGGAATCTGACTCTCAATGGATAAAATGATCGACTAGCTGCTTAGAGTGTAGGCCTTGGATGTGATTACTAATACATTGGGTCAATTTAATCAAGTTGCAGTTTGATCTACCAAATTTTTGTTTCTGTATTACTACACTATGAAAGTGCAGAAAAGTTGTATCTCTGAACTAGCTTATTTTTTTGCTCCTGCTGGTGCATGGTTGAGCTTGCTAACTGATATCAGCAGCATTGACTAAGTTAGTTATCATTATGCATTACTTTAGAGCTACACGGCACTATCTAGGTACTAGATTTTATTCCCCAACAAACAAATTAAATAACTGCACATTTTAAGTTTGTccaagggtctcctggaaacagcctctctacccctcggggtaggggtaaggtctgcgtacatattaacctccccagaccccacttgtgggattacactgggccgttgttgttgttgttgttgcacatTTTAAGTTTGTGTAGTTAGTACTCGTAGCATTTTTATGATTAGCACTGTACTGGTCGTGCATTAATTTGCTGATCAAGTTTCCTGAAGTTCATGACTTTGAAATTATCTGCCATAGTGATTACTGAATGAAGAATCTTTTGGATTGATGGAAAAGGAAGATCCATTTTCTATTGTTTCCCCCAAGGACTTGATTTTTGTAATCACTTCCCAAATTTGGGGGCTCCAAACGACAACTTGTTGCATTCTATCTCCATAAATGTTAATGAGTGTTTAAACTACTATAAGGGTTTAAGTGTCCTAAGCAACAGCTATTAACCACATAACTTCTTTTCAATAAAGTTTACTCTACAAACTCGAATTTTATCACATTGGAAACCTGAAGGGTGATTTGCTTGCCTCTACTTCTATATTTTCATCAGATTTTCATGAAGAAATTTGCTGCACGAATTGAAATGCAAAGCAACTAGGCGCTGACTGCTATTTTCTTAGTGCATCAACCATACCTCTAGCATGTGTATTAGTACAAATTTGTATAGTTTACATTTCAGGTATTTCATCCTATAGTTCTTTCAACCTGTTGAGTTTGATGTTTGATGGAAGTTTCGTATAACATCTTCCTATTATGTGGTGGTAGTGTTTTGAGAAGTGTCTCCTAATTTTGGAACAGAACTAAAGTTTAGAGAGTATCTTTAAAGGTTGCTTGCTTTTCCCTTTTTGGAGCAAACAGAGGTAGAACATTTGGTTATGCGGAAACCCGATATCCTATAGAAGATGGCTCGTTGGGAGGAAAACAAAAACAGAAGTTCACAGAGCTTTTTCTTTTAAAAGGTTCCTTGTATCCCTCGTAGGAGCATATACAATTGGAGCATTTGGTTATATGGCAAAACTGAAGTAAGCCTTTGAAGTTTAGGCTTTACATGGCCAATCTGAAACTAGGATTAATCTCAGTATGGAATGATATCTCCATAATGAGAGTGCTGAAGAAGAGGAAAACTAAGGATGATAATCAGTTTGACAGATCTATCTTCTGTGACGCTAATTGACTACTTTTTCATTTCTCTTTATTCTAGTTGGCTTTGTGGTCTTTCTTTCTCTGAGTTATTTTTTGTTGAGGAGGGAGCAGGAGGGCACTGCTGTATATCTTTTTTATTACATCCATAGCATGCATACGCCGCGAGTTGTGGACCGCTACTGGATCTTAAATAACCGGATAAACAGTAGGGACTGTACCCCTTTCGTGTGATCTTTTATTCCTCCCTTTTATGGTTATTCATAGATGACAACATTAGGGAAATATCATGAATATTGAATCAGGTGGTACATATCTTCATTTGATAAGTCAAAACAATGCACTTGCGGACAAAGAATTTACTGATGTTTGATTATCAACTCCCTGTTACTTCTCTGTTTGACATTAAATATCTTGTTTGGCTTCACTTTATTCTTTAAATAAAAACTTTACCTCAGAATTCTTTAGCGAGCGGGGTTTTTAAAAAACTTTACTTGATGGGAAGTGGCCCGCATGTGAGATGGTAAGATTCTTTTGGTTTGTTTTTGCTCGCAATGTAAATATGAGATCCTTTTAACTAGTGAACAAAGGACAAGTTCCATTTGTGAAAAtagcatgatatctattttggTAAGGAGGAAGTCAGTCAAATTCTTAGTAATGCATGTCGTACCAAACATTCGCAAAAAGGTTAACCTCGCTTTTGTTGATTCTAACTAGCAATTCTCAATTGGAAGAATGACCATGTAAAGGCTATAGCATAGAAATTTTGCAATAAGTGATCGTAATATTACAGAGGAAATAGTTGCAGTTGCTTATGTTTAAGTTCTCCAGTATGGTCTTAAAGAACAGCCGTTTGATATCTCCAGTTGTATAGTTCACCTCCTGGTAAAATTTTGGGAGGTCTTTGTTTACTGTAAAGAGGTTATATATTCACTTACTTTCTTTTTTTGCCAATATTAATTTTAGGTTCTCAAGTGGTTCGCCTCAGCTCTTAATTGGAAATGGAAGATGCAAAAGATATGAAGGAAAATTCTCCCCAAGAATCTGCTCCTGAACCTAAAGTTTCTGTTCTGAGGGAGGATCAATCACATGGTGAAACTCAACCTAGGCAACATATGAATGGAACAGCAAATTCTGAAATTCAGGAGACAGCCGTGTATGCTTCTCAACATTTGAAAGAATCTTCTGACAGATTTCCAACGGAAGATAGTCAAAATCATCAGCCAGGAAGTTTAGGTTCAGCCTCTTCCATTAAATCCGCCGGTGCAGGTGACATTTCGAAAACAGGAAGTCTTCAATCAGCTGTGCCGACAGTTCAGCGGGAAGCCTCACCTCAATTGGCAGAGGATCTGAAATCGTTGGAGCCTCCAACAGCTCTCTCGGAACCCACTCCATCATCTGTATTAGATACAAAAGCAAGTGATTCGTTGCAGCAGTCACTGGATGGTGGTTCCAGTGGTAGTCTTtcgaatcaaccaaataataCTGCTCATGGACCTAGAGTAGAGGAAGTTGCTTCACCTTTAGTAACCATGTATTCAGACTCCCCTCCCATGAAAGAGGAAAACCAAAAAGGATCTTCGGCACACAACTCACTATTCCAGCAAGATAATTCTCCAAGTAGTACTCACGTTTCTACTGATACACCTGCTTTATCCGCTCAAGAACACAAACCtgaaaataatattcatgtagaGGCACCTAATACTGGTCAGCCCCTAGCGAAGGCTTCCAATCTCACAGTTAAGATTCTAGAACCCAGTACCCATTCTAAGCACCCTGAAAACATTGATATTAACAGAGTCAAAATCGACACAGCTGCACCAATTGAATCTGTGAAGCAGGCAGTTTCCAAGTTTGGAGGCATCATTGACTGGAAGGCTCATCGAGTACAGTCTGTAGAGGTAAGCTCTTGAACCCTTACTATACTGATTGATTCTGGACTCAGAAATCCATTTAGCTGTCAGTGAAATGGGTGTTTCGCAAGCAACTTTAGACGATTATATTTAATTCAGCATTGCATGTGCAAGTCCACCTGGATAATGCACTGTAAGCAATGGCTGTTTAGATTTTATATACATTTTACATCTTCCTGACCTGTACTTATTTATGTTTTGGACATCTCTCGTACTATGAATTTCACAACATAGCCTTTCATTTCTGGCGAATGCAGCGAAGGAAAGTTGTCGATCAAGAACTAGCAAAAGTGCAGGAGGAGATCCCACTGTGTAAGAAACAGTCTCAGGCAGCGGAAGAAGCAAAAATGATGGTATTAAAGGAACTAGATAGTACTAAAAGACTGATAGAAGAGTTGAAGCTGAACCTGGAGAGAGCACAAACAGAAGAGCAGCAAGCAAAACAGGACTCGGAACTTGCCAAGCTCAGGGTAGAAGAGATGGAGCAGGGTATTGCCGATGAGGCTAGTATTGCAGCCAAGGCGCAGCTTGAAGTTGCTAGAGCCAGGCATGCAGCTGCTGTTTCGGAGCTAAAAACTGTGAATTTCGAGTTAGAAGATCTTCATAAAGAGTATGATTTATTGGTGTCTGAGAGATTTGATGCTGTACAAAAAGCAGAGGAAGCGGTTTCTGCCTCaaagaaagttgagaaggaaGTGGAGGATTTGACTATTGAGGTCATCACTACAAAGGAATCTCTGGAGGCTGCACAAGCTGCACACCTGGAGGCAGAGGAACACAGAATTGGAGCAGCGATGGCAAGAGAGCAAGATACTCTAAATTGGGAAAAAGAACTAAAGCTGGCAGAAGGGGAGCTTGAGAAGCTAAACCAGCAAATACTGTCTGCTAAGGACCTCAAAGCAAAATTAGATACTGCTTCAGCCTTGCTA
The Nicotiana sylvestris chromosome 11, ASM39365v2, whole genome shotgun sequence DNA segment above includes these coding regions:
- the LOC104212505 gene encoding protein WEAK CHLOROPLAST MOVEMENT UNDER BLUE LIGHT 1-like, encoding MEDAKDMKENSPQESAPEPKVSVLREDQSHGETQPRQHMNGTANSEIQETAVYASQHLKESSDRFPTEDSQNHQPGSLGSASSIKSAGAGDISKTGSLQSAVPTVQREASPQLAEDLKSLEPPTALSEPTPSSVLDTKASDSLQQSLDGGSSGSLSNQPNNTAHGPRVEEVASPLVTMYSDSPPMKEENQKGSSAHNSLFQQDNSPSSTHVSTDTPALSAQEHKPENNIHVEAPNTGQPLAKASNLTVKILEPSTHSKHPENIDINRVKIDTAAPIESVKQAVSKFGGIIDWKAHRVQSVERRKVVDQELAKVQEEIPLCKKQSQAAEEAKMMVLKELDSTKRLIEELKLNLERAQTEEQQAKQDSELAKLRVEEMEQGIADEASIAAKAQLEVARARHAAAVSELKTVNFELEDLHKEYDLLVSERFDAVQKAEEAVSASKKVEKEVEDLTIEVITTKESLEAAQAAHLEAEEHRIGAAMAREQDTLNWEKELKLAEGELEKLNQQILSAKDLKAKLDTASALLLDLKAEFAAYVESKLEKEMNEGGNFKGELPEPEKRTHAEIQAAVALAKQELDEVKRNIEKATVEVNYLKVAATSLKAELEKEKSELTAIQQREGMASITVASLEAELNRTKSEISLVQMKEKEAREKVVELPKQLQEAAQEADRAKLLAQTAREELRKAKEEAEQAKAGASTMESRLVAAKKEIEAAKASEKLALEAINALQESELARSSNDEDSPSGVTLSLKEYFDLSKMAHEAEEEANKRVAAAITQIEVAKESELRSLSRLEEVNREMADRKEALEIATQKAEKAKEGKLAVEQELRKWRAEHGQRRKAGESLQPINITRSPRSSVEESKESITYERAPGAASLHHRSSPRAYEQASNTETDTSPEVKIPKKKKRSFFPRLFMFLGRKKAQAKTA